The DNA window GTATTAATTTCTGTTGATACTTATAAATCACGTGTTGCAGAAGCAGCAATTGCCGCAGGAGCTCACATAATCAATGATATTTGGGGAGCTAAATATGATTCGGAGATTGCGAATGTCGCAGTGAAATGGAATGTGCCGATCATCTTAATGCATAACCGAAACAATACAGCTTATTCGAATTTTCAAGAGGATGTATTGAAAGATCTTACGGAAAGTATTGAAATCGCTCTTTCTGCTGGAGTACCACAAGAAAACATTTGGCTAGACCCTGGGGTTGGGTTTGCTAAATCGGTAGAGCAAAACCTTCAAGCAATCCAGTTGATTGAGCGAATAACTGAGTTGGGATATCCGGTACTTCTTGGTACCTCTAGAAAGTCGTTCATTGGCAAAATTTTAAATACAACCGTAGAAGAGCGACTAGAAGGTTCACTCGCAACAATTTGTTACGGCATTAACCAAGGTTGCAATATCGTCCGCGTTCATGATGTGAAAGAAACGGTACGCACAGTCCGAATGATGGACGCGTTAACGGGCAAGCGCCCATACAAGGAGGAGAAATAATGGATTTTATTCACGTAAACGATATGGAGTTTTATGGATATCACGGTGTATTCCCTGAAGAAACAAAATTAGGTCAACGATTCCGCATGACGGTTTCATTGGCAGTGGACCTTCAGCAAGCTGGAGAGACGGACGCTTTAGAACATACAGTGCATTACGGAGAAGTCTATGAAGCTTGCCGTTCAATCGTCGAAGGAGCACCGAAGAAATTAGTGGAAGCTGTAGCGGAAAGTGTAGCCAACCGAATTCTAGCTGAATTTCCTTTAGTAAAGGGCATTCGCGTGCAGCTAATCAAACCGGATCCACCAATTCCTGGTCACTACAAATCTGTAGCAATTGACTTAACGCGAGGAAAGTTCGTATGAACCAAAGTTACTTGTCACTAGGTTCTAATATGGGGAATCGCCTCGAGATGTTAAAACAAGCTGTATCACAACTCTCAAAATCTCCATCTATTATAGTTACACGTATTTCCTCTCTCTACGAAACAGATCCAGTAGGATTTACAGAGCAGGATCCCTTTCTAAACATGGTCGTTCAACTTGAAACAAAATTAGATGCATTTGCTTTATTGGATGTGTGCCAAGAAATTGAGCAAAACTTAAATCGTAAACGTCTCGTTAGGTGGGGCCCGAGGACAATAGACCTTGATATTTTATTGTATAACCGAGATAACATTCAAAACGACAGGCTTATTGTGCCGCATCCGCGAATGGATGAGAGAGCCTTTGTAGTTGTGCCGTTACTCGAAGTAAATCCGGAATTTAAAGCAGTGGACAACTTTGAGGCAGAAGGTGTTCGTTTATGGAAAACTTATAATGATGTTGAAGCGTTTTTGCAGGGCGTACAAACGGATTTGTAATTGAAGTTAACGCGTTATTAATTAGTGGAACGTAAAGCTGCCACAAATTCGTGGCAGCTTTTTTATGTAGTATGGTAAGAAATTGTGTACAATAGAGAAATACATGAATGAGATTGAGTGTTAAACAGATAAAGGAGTGTAGGGTATGTCAGAAGAATTAAATGATCAGTTATTAGTTAGGCGCCAAAAAATGCAAAACTTCCGAGATAACGGAATGGATCCGTTTGGTGGTCGCTTCGAGCGGACTCACTTGTCTCAAGAAATCATTGAGCAATACGGAGAACTTTCTAAAGAAGAGCTTGAAGAAGCATCTCATGAAGTAGTTATTGCTGGACGAGTAATGACGAAGCGTGGGAAAGGGAAAGCTGGATTCGCGCATGTTCAAGACTTAAAAGGTCAAATTCAAATTTATGTTCGTAAAGATGCAATTGGCGATGATGCTTACGAATTTTATAATACAGTCGACCTAGGAGATATTTTAGGGATTAAAGGAACTGTTTTTAAAACAAATGTAGGGGAATTATCTATTAAAGCAAAAGAAGTAGAATTCCTTACAAAAGCATTACGTCCGTTACCGGAAAAATTCCATGGCCTAAAAGACGTAGAGCAACGTTACCGTCAGCGTTATTTAGACTTGCTTACAAGTGACGAAAGCAAAGAGACATTTATTCTACGTAGCCGAATTATCCAATCGATGCGTCGTTATTTGGATAATGAAGGATTCTTGGAAGTCGAAACTCCAATGCTTCATTCAATTGCGGGAGGAGCGGCTGCAAAACCGTTCATTACACACCACAATGCTTTGGATATGGAGTTATATATCCGAATTGCGATTGAGTTGCACTTAAAACGATTAATCGTAGGCGGCTTAGAGAAGGTTTACGAAATTGGGCGTGTCTTCCGAAATGAAGGAATCTCGACTCGGCATAACCCTGAATTCACGATGTTAGAATTATATGAAGCTTATGCAGATTATAATGACATCATGGCACTTACGGAAAACTTAGTCGCTCATATTGCACAAGAAGTTCTAGGAACTACTACAGTACAATATGGAGAAGATCAAATTGACTTGGCTGTAGGGTGGAAACGACTGCATATGGCTGATGCTGTTAAAGAATACACAGGTGTAGACTTCTGGGAGCGTATGACTAAAGAAGAAGCTCAAACATTAGCGAAAGAACACGGTATTGAAATTAAATCTACAATGGAAGTCGGGCATATCTTGAATGAGTTCTTTGAGCAAAAGGTAGAAGAGCAACTAGTTCAACCAACTTTTATTTTCGGCCACCCGGTTGAAATTTCACCTTTAGCTAAGAAGAATCCAGAAGATGAACGCTTTACTGATCGTTTCGAATTGTTTATCGTGCGCCGTGAGCATGCAAATGCATTTACAGAGTTAAACGATCCAATTGATCAACGTCAGCGCTTTGAAGCACAGTTGGTTGAAAAAGCTGAAGGCAACGATGAAGCTCATGAAATGGATGAAGATTTCATTGAAGCTTTGGAATATGGATTGCCACCAACAGGTGGATTAGGAATTGGTATCGACCGATTAATTATGTTGTTAACTAATTCCTCATCTATTAGAGATGTTTTGTTGTTCCCGCAAATGCGTCCAAAAGAATAAGTGGGTAAAAAAGAATGCTGATTTAACGGTCCAAGATCGTTGAATCGGTATTTTTTTAAAAAAATACTTGTGTCATTTTTTTAATGGTGCTATACTACTTCTTGTCGCGTTTTTCATAATAAAAAACACGAAGAAACAAAAAGTGGAAAGTAGTTGACTTCCTAAAAAGAAGTTGGTAATATTGAAAAGTCGCCGTGACATTAAGCGGTAAACGATTTGAACCTTGAAAACTGAACAGCAAAACGTCAACAAATAGCAACGGTCGCGCAAAACGGCCCGCGCAAAACTTACTGATCAGCCTTACGCAGATCAAAGCGAATCGTGCGTCTTCGGACGGCGATACGCCAGCAGTATTGAGCAATCAACACTACTCTATAATGGAGAGTTTGATCCTGGCTCAGGACGAACGCTGGCGGCGTGCCTAATACATGCAAGTCGAGCGGAACTTTGGGAGCTTGCTCCCATTGTTTAGCGGCGGACGGGTGAGTAACACGTGGGCAACCTGCCCTGCAGATCGGGATAACTCCGGGAAACCGGTGCTAATACCGAATAGTTTGCGGCCTCTCCTGAGGCTGCACGGAAAGACGGTTTCGGCTGTCACTGCAGGATGGGCCCGCGGCGCATTAGCTAGTTGGTGGGGTAATGGCCTACCAAGGCGACGATGCGTAGCCGACCTGAGAGGGTGATCGGCCACACTGGGACTGAGACACGGCCCAGACTCCTACGGGAGGCAGCAGTAGGGAATCTTCCGCAATGGACGAAAGTCTGACGGAGCAACGCCGCGTGAGTGACGAAGGTTTTCGGATCGTAAAACTCTGTTGTGAGGGAAGAACAAGTACCAAGTAACTACTGGTACCTTGACGGTACCTCACCAGAAAGCCACGGCTAACTACGTGCCAGCAGCCGCGGTAATACGTAGGTGGCAAGCGTTGTCCGGAATTATTGGGCGTAAAGCGCGCGCAGGCGGTTCTTTAAGTCTGATGTGAAAGCCCACGGCTCAACCGTGGAGGGTCATTGGAAACTGGAGAACTTGAGTGCAGAAGAGGAAAGTGGAATTCCATGTGTAGCGGTGAAATGCGTAGAGATGTGGAGGAACACCAGTGGCGAAGGCGACTTTCTGGTCTGTAACTGACGCTGAGGCGCGAAAGCGTGGGGAGCAAACAGGATTAGATACCCTGGTAGTCCACGCCGTAAACGATGAGTGCTAAGTGTTAGGGGGTTTCCGCCCCTTAGTGCTGCAGCTAACGCATTAAGCACTCCGCCTGGGGAGTACGGCCGCAAGGCTGAAACTCAAAGGAATTGACGGGGGCCCGCACAAGCGGTGGAGCATGTGGTTTAATTCGAAGCAACGCGAAGAACCTTACCAGGTCTTGACATCCCACTGCCCGGTGTAGAGATACACTTTTCCCTTCGGGGACAGTGGTGACAGGTGGTGCATGGTTGTCGTCAGCTCGTGTCGTGAGATGTTGGGTTAAGTCCCGCAACGAGCGCAACCCTTGATCTTAGTTGCCAGCATTCAGTTGGGCACTCTAAGGTGACTGCCGGTGACAAACCGGAGGAAGGTGGGGATGACGTCAAATCATCATGCCCCTTATGACCTGGGCTACACACGTGCTACAATGGACGGTACAAAGGGTTGCCAACCCGCGAGGGGGAGCCAATCCCATAAAACCGTTCTCAGTTCGGATTGTAGGCTGCAACTCGCCTGCATGAAGCCGGAATCGCTAGTAATCGTGGATCAGCATGCCACGGTGAATACGTTCCCGGGCCTTGTACACACCGCCCGTCACACCACGAGAGTTTGTAACACCCGAAGTCGGTGAGGTAACCCTTGTGGAGCCAGCCGCCGAAGGTGGGACAGATGATTGGGGTGAAGTCGTAACAAGGTAGCCGTATCGGAAGGTGCGGCTGGATCACCTCCTTTCTAAGGATAAATTCGGAACCGAGTTTTCTCGGGGTTGACGTTTTGCGTTCAGTTTTGAAGGTTCACCTTCAGGCGGCAACGCCTTTTTTTGTGACTTTCAAACTTGTTCTTTGAAAACTGGATAAAACGACATTGAAACAAATGCAAGAAATTCAAGTACGCGTGACCATTGGTCACAACTTTTTAATTAACCATTGGTTAAGTTAGAAAGGGCGCACGGTGGATGCCTTGGCACTAGGAGCCGAAGAAGGACGGCACTAACACCGATATGCTTCGGGGAGCTGTAAGTGAGCGATGATCCGGAGATTTCCGAATGGGGGAACCCACTACCTTTAATCGGGTAGTATCCATGTGTGAATCTATAGCACATGAGAAGGCAGACCCAGGGAACTGAAACATCTAAGTACCTGGAGGAAGAGAAAGCAAATGCGATTCCCTGAGTAGCGGCGAGCGAAACGGGATCAGCCCAAACCAAGAGGCTTGCCTCTTGGGGTTGTAGGACACTCTATACGGAGTTACAAAAGGTAGGATTAGGCGAAGCGACCTGGAACGGTCCGCCACAGCGGGTAACAGCCCCGTAGCCGAAAACCCTACCCCTCCAGAGTGGATCCTGAGTACGGCGGAACACGTGAAATTCCGTCGGAATCTGGGAGGACCATCTCCCAAGGCTAAATACTTCCTAGTGACCGATAGTGAACCAGTACCGTGAGGGAAAGGTGAAAAGCACCCCGGAAGGGGAGTGAAATAGATCCTGAAACCGTGTGCCTACAAGTAGTCAAAGCCCGTTAATGGGTGATGGCGTGCCTTTTGTAGAATGAACCGGCGAGTTACGATTACATGCAAGGTTAAGCTGAGAAGGCGGAGCCGCAGCGAAAGCGAGTCTGAATAGGGCGCCAGAGTATGTAGTTGTAGACCCGAAACCAGGTGATCTACCCATGTCCAGGGTGAAGGTAAGGTAACACTTACTGGAGGCCCGAACCCACGCACGTTGAAAAGTGCGGGGATGAGGTGTGGGTAGCGGAGAAATTCCAATCGAACCTGGAGATAGCTGGTTCTCTCCGAAATAGCTTTAGGGCTAGCCTCAAGATAGAGAATCCTGGAGGTAGAGCACTGTTTGGACTAGGGGCCCATCCCGGGTTACCGAATTCAGACAAACTCCGAATGCCAGTGATTTATGCTTGGGAGTCAGACTGCGAGTGATAAGATCCGTAGTCAAGAGGGAAACAGCCCAGACCACCAGCTAAGGTCCCCAAATATCCGTTAAGTGGAAAAGGATGTGGCGTTGCTTAGACAACCAGGATGTTGGCTTAGAAGCAGCCATCATTTAAAGAGTGCGTAATAGCTCACTGGTCGAGTGACACTGCGCCGAAAATGTACCGGGGCTAAACGGATTACCGAAGCTGTGGATGGATCTCGTAAGAGATCCGTGGTAGGAGAGCGTTCTAAGGGCGTAGAAGTCAGACCGGAAGGACTGGTGGAGCGCTTAGAAGTGAGAATGCCGGTATGAGTAACGAAAGACGGGTGAGAATCCCGTCCACCGAATGCCTAAGGTTTCCTGAGGAAGGCTCGTCCGCTCAGGGTTAGTCGGGACCTAAGTCGAGGCCGATAGGCGTAGACGATGGACAACAGGTTGATATTCCTGTACCACCTCCCCGCCGTTTGAGCAATGGGGGGACGCAGAAGGATAAGGAGAGCGTGCCGTTGGTTGTGCACGTCCAAGCAGTGAGGCGTGGAATGAGGCAAATCCCATTCCTGATACGTTGAGCTGTGATGGCAAGAGGGTTTACCCTTAGAGTCCCTGATTTCACACTGCCAAGAAAAGCCTCTAGCGAGGCGGGAGGTGCCCGTACCGCAAACCGACACAGGTAGGCGAGAAGAGAATTCTAAGGTGAGCGAGTGAACTCTCGTTAAGGAACTCGGCAAAATGACCCCGTAACTTCGGGAGAAGGGGTGCTCTGGTAGGGTGAATAGCCCGAGAGAGCCGCAGTGAATAGGCCCAGGCGACTGTTTAGCAAAAACACAGGTCTCTGCAAAACCGTAAGGTGACGTATAGGGGCTGACGCCTGCCCGGTGCTGGAAGGTTAAGAGGAGTGCTTAGCGCAAGCGAAGGTGCGAATTGAAGCCCCAGTAAACGGCGGCCGTAACTATAACGGTCCTAAGGTAGCGAAATTCCTTGTCGGGTAAGTTCCGACCCGCACGAAAGGCGTAACGATCTGGGCACTGTCTCAACGAGAGACTCGGTGAAATTATAGTACCTGTGAAGATGCAGGTTACCCGCGACAGGACGGAAAGACCCCGTGGAGCTTTACTGTAGCCTGATATTGAATTTTGGTGCAACTTGTACAGGATAGGTAGGAGCCTGAGATTCCGGAGCGCCAGCTTCGGAGGAGGCGTCAGTGGGATACTACCCTGGTTGTATTGAAATTCTAACCCACAAGCCTGATCGGCTTGGGAGACAGTGTCAGGCGGGCAGTTTGACTGGGGCGGTCGCCTCCTAAAGAGTAACGGAGGCGCCCAAAGGTTCCCTCAGAATGGTTGGAAATCATTCGTAGAGTGTAAAGGCAGAAGGGAGCTTGACTGCGAGACGTACATGTCGAGCAGGGTCGAAAGACGGGCTTAGTGATCCGGTGGTTCCGCATGGAAGGGCCATCGCTCAACGGATAAAAGCTACCCCGGGGATAACAGGCTTATCTCCCCCAAGAGTCCACATCGACGGGGAGGTTTGGCACCTCGATGTCGGCTCATCGCATCCTGGGGCTGTAGTCGGTCCC is part of the Planococcus sp. PAMC 21323 genome and encodes:
- the lysS gene encoding lysine--tRNA ligase, which translates into the protein MSEELNDQLLVRRQKMQNFRDNGMDPFGGRFERTHLSQEIIEQYGELSKEELEEASHEVVIAGRVMTKRGKGKAGFAHVQDLKGQIQIYVRKDAIGDDAYEFYNTVDLGDILGIKGTVFKTNVGELSIKAKEVEFLTKALRPLPEKFHGLKDVEQRYRQRYLDLLTSDESKETFILRSRIIQSMRRYLDNEGFLEVETPMLHSIAGGAAAKPFITHHNALDMELYIRIAIELHLKRLIVGGLEKVYEIGRVFRNEGISTRHNPEFTMLELYEAYADYNDIMALTENLVAHIAQEVLGTTTVQYGEDQIDLAVGWKRLHMADAVKEYTGVDFWERMTKEEAQTLAKEHGIEIKSTMEVGHILNEFFEQKVEEQLVQPTFIFGHPVEISPLAKKNPEDERFTDRFELFIVRREHANAFTELNDPIDQRQRFEAQLVEKAEGNDEAHEMDEDFIEALEYGLPPTGGLGIGIDRLIMLLTNSSSIRDVLLFPQMRPKE
- the folK gene encoding 2-amino-4-hydroxy-6-hydroxymethyldihydropteridine diphosphokinase — protein: MNQSYLSLGSNMGNRLEMLKQAVSQLSKSPSIIVTRISSLYETDPVGFTEQDPFLNMVVQLETKLDAFALLDVCQEIEQNLNRKRLVRWGPRTIDLDILLYNRDNIQNDRLIVPHPRMDERAFVVVPLLEVNPEFKAVDNFEAEGVRLWKTYNDVEAFLQGVQTDL
- the folB gene encoding dihydroneopterin aldolase codes for the protein MDFIHVNDMEFYGYHGVFPEETKLGQRFRMTVSLAVDLQQAGETDALEHTVHYGEVYEACRSIVEGAPKKLVEAVAESVANRILAEFPLVKGIRVQLIKPDPPIPGHYKSVAIDLTRGKFV
- the folP gene encoding dihydropteroate synthase gives rise to the protein MEINFKDKTLVMGILNVTPDSFSDGGKYSGVQQALIHAEQMIANGVDIIDVGGESTRPGHVQISDKEEIERIVPVIKALRQKFDVLISVDTYKSRVAEAAIAAGAHIINDIWGAKYDSEIANVAVKWNVPIILMHNRNNTAYSNFQEDVLKDLTESIEIALSAGVPQENIWLDPGVGFAKSVEQNLQAIQLIERITELGYPVLLGTSRKSFIGKILNTTVEERLEGSLATICYGINQGCNIVRVHDVKETVRTVRMMDALTGKRPYKEEK